One genomic region from Nostoc sphaeroides encodes:
- a CDS encoding DUF938 domain-containing protein → MTLQDAREYAPATERNREPILEVLLQVLPGSGTILEIASGTGEHAVFFAPRLRDCMWLPTDTNPQKRASIIAWTEHNVCNNIYPPLELDVREPVWPVEQGAVTQWLDTSPINAIVNINMIHISPWSACLGLMAGAGRILKAGGILYLYGPFKQGGEHTAPSNAAFDSSLRAQNPEWGIRNLDDVVAAASAQNLTLKQTYQMPANNLSVVFQRISAGISFQ, encoded by the coding sequence ATGACACTACAAGACGCACGAGAATACGCACCAGCAACCGAGCGCAATCGTGAACCAATTCTAGAAGTACTTTTACAAGTATTACCTGGAAGTGGCACGATCTTGGAAATCGCCAGTGGTACTGGTGAACACGCAGTCTTTTTTGCGCCCAGACTCAGAGATTGTATGTGGTTACCAACAGATACAAATCCACAAAAAAGAGCCAGCATTATTGCATGGACTGAACACAATGTATGTAATAATATCTATCCACCGCTTGAACTTGATGTTAGAGAACCAGTTTGGCCAGTGGAGCAGGGCGCGGTAACCCAGTGGCTGGATACCTCGCCAATTAACGCGATCGTCAACATCAATATGATTCACATTTCACCTTGGTCAGCCTGTCTGGGGCTAATGGCAGGGGCAGGGCGTATCTTAAAAGCAGGAGGTATCCTGTATTTGTATGGGCCCTTCAAACAAGGTGGAGAACATACAGCACCGAGTAATGCAGCTTTTGACAGCTCTTTACGCGCCCAAAACCCAGAGTGGGGTATACGTAACTTGGATGATGTTGTAGCAGCAGCTAGCGCACAAAATCTCACCTTGAAACAAACTTACCAAATGCCAGCTAATAATCTTTCAGTAGTGTTTCAACGAATATCTGCGGGAATCTCATTTCAATAA